A portion of the Oscillospiraceae bacterium genome contains these proteins:
- a CDS encoding TIGR03905 family TSCPD domain-containing protein — MSKEFSFANKGTCSKQTNFVLNDDHTIASIEVIGGCNGNLKGICQLVTGMKAEDVIARLDGTLCGFRNTSCPDQIAQNLKKALEEMN, encoded by the coding sequence ATGAGCAAGGAATTCAGCTTTGCAAACAAAGGCACCTGCTCCAAGCAGACCAATTTTGTCCTGAACGACGACCACACCATTGCGTCCATCGAGGTTATCGGCGGCTGCAACGGCAACCTGAAAGGCATCTGCCAGCTGGTCACCGGCATGAAGGCCGAGGACGTCATTGCACGTCTGGACGGCACGCTGTGCGGGTTCCGCAACACCAGCTGCCCGGACCAGATCGCACAGAACCTGAAGAAGGCTCTGGAAGAGATGAACTGA
- a CDS encoding PHP domain-containing protein, whose protein sequence is MSCDLHNHSTCSDGSVPIQRLPGIAARTGLHAIAISDHDTTLSAAYCYAHPRQEGVELIPAVELTGYDFERQHRVHLLCYYPNLDCVPLREHCEIMKRRRNACGLQTVHELEAMYPQFTEELVWETAAESGVIYKSGIMQVLGELGLSDGSIYGETYHKLFGWNPRGIVLHSPEYLPVREVLATAKASGGAVVFAHPTVYKSMPLVRELAAEGAIDGIEVDHPSNSPEDRAECVQLCREYGLVPTAGTDFHGRNHKVPHPIGTCTTPDETVTRLQEIARKRGGGNGTR, encoded by the coding sequence ATGTCCTGCGATCTTCACAACCATTCCACCTGTTCCGACGGCTCGGTGCCCATCCAGCGCCTGCCGGGCATCGCAGCCCGTACCGGGCTGCACGCCATTGCCATCTCCGACCACGACACCACCCTGAGTGCGGCGTACTGCTACGCCCATCCCCGACAGGAGGGCGTGGAGCTGATCCCGGCGGTGGAGCTGACCGGTTACGATTTTGAGCGCCAGCACCGGGTGCATCTGCTGTGCTATTACCCCAACCTGGACTGTGTCCCGCTCCGGGAGCACTGCGAGATCATGAAGCGGCGGCGCAATGCCTGCGGCCTGCAGACGGTCCATGAGCTGGAGGCAATGTACCCGCAGTTCACCGAGGAGCTTGTCTGGGAGACGGCGGCTGAAAGCGGCGTGATCTACAAAAGCGGCATCATGCAGGTGCTGGGGGAGCTTGGCCTGAGTGACGGCAGCATTTACGGCGAGACCTACCACAAGCTGTTCGGCTGGAATCCCCGCGGCATCGTGCTGCACTCGCCGGAGTATCTGCCGGTGCGGGAAGTGCTGGCCACGGCCAAGGCCAGCGGCGGTGCCGTGGTGTTTGCGCACCCCACCGTCTACAAGAGCATGCCGCTGGTGCGCGAACTGGCGGCAGAAGGCGCCATTGATGGTATCGAGGTGGACCACCCCAGCAACAGCCCGGAGGACCGCGCGGAGTGCGTGCAGCTTTGCCGGGAATACGGCCTTGTGCCCACGGCCGGGACGGATTTCCATGGCCGGAACCACAAGGTGCCCCATCCCATCGGCACCTGTACCACTCCGGACGAGACAGTCACCCGCCTGCAGGAGATCGCCCGCAAACGGGGCGGCGGCAATGGTACACGATAA
- a CDS encoding hydratase, whose protein sequence is MLDMIKCSTGGAYYARGEWVPADGNAPAALAAKGFDAAAVENAKTGTMAYSILQAHNTSGDAENLKIKFDAMASHDITFVGIIQTARASGLEKFPIPYVLTNCHNSLCAVGGTINEDDHRFGLSAAKKYGGIFVPPHLAVIHQYMREKFAGCGKMILGSDSHTRYGALGTMAIGEGGGELAKQLLGRTYDVARPGVVAIYITGSLPAGCGPHDVAIALVGKLFKSGYVKNKVMEFVGPGIASLRQDTRNAIDAMTTETTCLSSIWETDETTQKFLAVHGRAADYKKLAPADLAYYDGVVEVDLSAIRPMIALPMHPSNAFTIEELNANLEDILHACEEDVQKLIGRKDVHLDLCSKIENGKLRVDQGVIAGCAGGLYDSIYEAASILKGRTGGCGDYALSVYPGSQPIMMELVRTGVISELMASGATVRTAFCGPCFGAGDVPANGALSIRHTTRNFPSREGSKPGNGQLAGVALMDARSIAATTANGGILTPATDIDYDPTVPEYQYDPSSYDTRVYQGFGKGDYDALLKLGPNIKDWPEIAPLGNNLLLKVASYITDPVTTTDELIPSGETSSYRSNPLGLAEFTLSRKDPEYVGRAKAVRAEEEGRRAGKADDALLAKVHAVPGCENLTWNDLQIASTIFAVKPGDGSAREQAASCQRVLGAGANIVTEYATKRYRSNLINWGMLPLQLAGATPFGLGDYILIPNVREALKGDLKDIKAYVLGDEPKAFDLYMAPLTDDERQILADGCLINFYKH, encoded by the coding sequence ATGTTGGATATGATCAAATGCAGCACCGGCGGCGCATACTATGCCCGCGGCGAGTGGGTGCCGGCAGACGGCAACGCACCGGCAGCACTGGCCGCCAAGGGCTTTGATGCCGCTGCGGTGGAAAACGCCAAGACCGGTACCATGGCCTACAGCATTCTGCAGGCTCACAACACCAGCGGCGATGCCGAAAACCTGAAGATTAAGTTTGACGCCATGGCCAGCCATGACATCACCTTTGTGGGCATCATCCAGACGGCCCGCGCGTCCGGCCTGGAAAAGTTCCCCATCCCGTATGTGCTCACCAACTGCCACAACAGCCTGTGCGCCGTGGGCGGCACCATCAACGAGGATGACCACCGTTTCGGCCTGTCGGCTGCCAAAAAGTACGGCGGCATCTTTGTGCCCCCGCATCTGGCTGTCATCCACCAGTACATGCGTGAAAAGTTTGCCGGCTGCGGCAAAATGATCCTTGGCTCGGACTCCCACACCCGCTACGGTGCACTGGGCACTATGGCCATCGGCGAGGGCGGCGGCGAGCTGGCAAAGCAGCTGCTGGGCCGCACCTACGATGTGGCCCGTCCGGGTGTGGTGGCCATTTACATCACCGGCAGCCTGCCTGCCGGCTGCGGCCCCCACGATGTGGCCATTGCGCTGGTGGGCAAGCTGTTCAAGAGCGGCTATGTCAAGAACAAGGTCATGGAGTTCGTCGGCCCCGGCATTGCCTCCCTGCGGCAGGACACCCGCAACGCCATCGACGCCATGACCACCGAGACCACCTGCCTGTCCTCCATCTGGGAGACCGATGAGACCACGCAGAAGTTCCTTGCCGTGCACGGCCGTGCTGCGGATTACAAGAAGCTGGCCCCGGCGGACCTTGCCTACTATGACGGCGTTGTGGAAGTGGATCTGTCGGCCATCCGTCCGATGATCGCTCTGCCCATGCACCCCTCCAATGCCTTTACCATCGAAGAGCTGAACGCCAATCTGGAGGACATCCTGCACGCCTGCGAAGAGGATGTGCAGAAGCTCATCGGCCGTAAGGATGTGCACCTGGACCTGTGCAGCAAGATCGAGAACGGCAAGCTGCGGGTGGACCAGGGCGTGATCGCCGGTTGTGCAGGCGGTTTGTACGACAGCATCTATGAGGCGGCTTCCATCCTCAAGGGCCGCACCGGCGGCTGCGGCGACTATGCCCTCAGTGTGTACCCCGGCAGTCAGCCCATCATGATGGAACTGGTGCGCACCGGCGTGATCAGTGAACTGATGGCCAGCGGTGCCACCGTGCGCACGGCTTTCTGCGGCCCCTGCTTCGGCGCAGGCGATGTGCCCGCCAACGGGGCACTGTCCATCCGCCACACCACCCGCAACTTCCCCAGCCGCGAAGGCTCCAAGCCCGGCAATGGCCAGCTGGCGGGTGTGGCCCTGATGGATGCCCGCAGCATTGCGGCCACCACGGCCAATGGCGGCATCCTGACCCCGGCCACCGACATCGACTACGATCCCACCGTGCCGGAGTACCAGTACGATCCTTCCAGCTACGACACCCGCGTGTATCAGGGCTTTGGCAAGGGCGACTACGACGCCCTGCTCAAGCTGGGCCCCAACATCAAGGACTGGCCGGAGATCGCACCGCTGGGCAACAACCTGCTGCTGAAGGTGGCGTCCTACATCACCGACCCTGTTACGACCACCGACGAGCTGATCCCCTCCGGTGAGACTTCCTCCTACCGCTCCAACCCCCTGGGTCTGGCCGAGTTCACCCTCAGCCGCAAGGACCCGGAGTATGTGGGCCGTGCCAAGGCCGTGCGTGCTGAAGAGGAAGGCCGCCGTGCCGGCAAAGCCGATGATGCCCTGCTGGCAAAGGTGCACGCCGTGCCCGGCTGCGAGAACCTGACCTGGAACGACCTGCAGATCGCCTCCACGATCTTTGCAGTCAAGCCGGGCGACGGCTCCGCCCGTGAGCAGGCCGCCAGCTGCCAGCGTGTGCTGGGTGCCGGGGCCAACATCGTCACCGAGTACGCCACCAAGCGTTACCGCTCCAACCTGATTAACTGGGGCATGCTGCCCCTGCAGCTGGCCGGGGCTACGCCCTTCGGGCTGGGGGATTACATCCTCATCCCCAATGTGCGTGAAGCGCTCAAGGGCGACCTGAAGGACATCAAGGCCTATGTGCTGGGTGATGAACCCAAGGCGTTTGACCTCTACATGGCTCCGCTGACCGACGACGAGCGTCAGATCCTGGCCGACGGCTGCCTGATCAATTTCTACAAACATTAA
- a CDS encoding nicotinate phosphoribosyltransferase, giving the protein MDEIKVVPYIPDEDYDNPAMVVDFYEFTMANCLFLHGFKDTTLVFDMFFRKNPDNQGYSISAGQRKLTRFLLNYHFNAQDIWWLRTKGMSEEFCEYLRTYRWKGDMYALPEGTVCYPHVQMVRIECDLVGAILIETYLLQTMNFHSLIATKATRVTGLNTHTPRSVMEFGTRRAQGESAGNDGAYAAVLGGCVGTANCLAEMKFGSDVKAVGTVAHSFIEFFPTEFDAFKAFADTYPDSVSLLLDTYNIMESGLPNLIKLDDYLIEKYPNDPNRRVKSARIDSGDLARGSKRLRKALDAVGKPYIKLVASNGLDEKKIANMELYEHAHFDSYGVGENLITSASDPVFGGVYKLVAVKQPDGSYTPKMKCSDSASKAIIPGKKMPWRLYDENGQAQCDLIAMDGEVIEAGKPIAMVNLDSDAIERTVTFTPTAVKPLLVPHILGGQLAMELPSIAEKKAYIAKQLTEETWESELRLECPHKHYVNMTPAVAECRARMYAELHGGKV; this is encoded by the coding sequence ATGGACGAAATCAAGGTTGTGCCTTATATTCCGGATGAGGACTACGACAACCCCGCAATGGTCGTGGATTTTTATGAATTTACGATGGCAAACTGCCTGTTCCTGCACGGATTCAAGGACACCACGCTGGTGTTTGACATGTTCTTCCGCAAGAACCCGGACAATCAGGGCTATTCCATCAGCGCCGGTCAGCGCAAGCTGACCCGCTTTCTGCTGAATTACCATTTCAACGCACAGGACATCTGGTGGCTGCGCACCAAGGGTATGAGCGAGGAATTCTGCGAGTATCTGCGCACCTACCGCTGGAAGGGCGACATGTATGCCCTGCCGGAGGGCACTGTGTGCTATCCCCATGTGCAGATGGTGCGCATTGAGTGCGATCTGGTGGGCGCCATCCTCATTGAGACCTACTTGCTGCAGACGATGAACTTCCACAGCCTCATCGCCACCAAGGCCACCCGCGTCACCGGTCTGAACACCCATACGCCCCGCAGCGTCATGGAGTTCGGCACCCGCCGTGCACAGGGCGAGAGCGCCGGCAACGATGGTGCCTATGCGGCGGTCCTGGGCGGCTGCGTGGGTACGGCCAACTGTCTGGCTGAGATGAAGTTCGGCTCGGACGTCAAGGCCGTGGGCACCGTGGCACACAGCTTCATCGAGTTCTTCCCGACGGAATTCGACGCCTTCAAGGCATTTGCCGACACCTACCCGGACTCGGTCAGCCTGCTGCTGGATACCTACAACATCATGGAGAGCGGTCTGCCCAACCTGATCAAGCTGGACGACTACCTGATCGAGAAGTACCCCAATGACCCCAACCGCCGCGTCAAGAGCGCCCGCATCGACTCCGGCGACCTGGCCCGCGGCTCCAAGCGTCTGCGCAAGGCGCTGGATGCTGTCGGCAAGCCGTACATCAAGCTGGTGGCTTCCAACGGTCTGGACGAAAAGAAGATCGCCAACATGGAGCTGTACGAGCACGCCCATTTTGATTCCTACGGCGTGGGCGAGAACCTGATCACCTCCGCTTCCGACCCCGTGTTCGGCGGTGTGTACAAGCTGGTGGCTGTCAAGCAGCCGGATGGCAGCTATACCCCCAAGATGAAGTGCTCGGATTCGGCCAGCAAGGCCATCATCCCCGGCAAGAAGATGCCCTGGCGTCTCTACGATGAAAACGGACAGGCCCAGTGTGACCTGATCGCCATGGACGGCGAGGTGATCGAGGCCGGCAAGCCCATCGCGATGGTCAACCTGGACTCTGACGCCATTGAGCGCACCGTTACCTTTACCCCGACGGCGGTCAAGCCGCTGCTGGTGCCGCACATCCTGGGCGGCCAGCTGGCCATGGAGCTGCCCTCCATTGCCGAGAAGAAGGCCTACATCGCAAAACAGCTCACCGAGGAGACCTGGGAGAGCGAGCTGCGCCTGGAGTGCCCGCATAAGCATTACGTCAACATGACCCCTGCCGTGGCCGAGTGCCGCGCCAGAATGTACGCAGAGCTGCACGGCGGAAAAGTGTAA
- a CDS encoding IMP dehydrogenase, producing the protein MAYFYEEPSRTFGEYLLVPGYSSAENVPTAVSLKTPLVKYRKGQEECPLEMNIPMISAIMQSVSGDKLAIALARQGGVSFIYGSQSIENEAAMVRRVKSYKAGYVVSDSNLAPTATLHDVLELKARTGHSTIAVTADGTPNGKLLGIVASRDYRVNHTPDDAPVTTFMTPLEKLVTAPENTSLHDCNNIIWDNKINTLPLVDAEGNLKYMVFRKDYDSHKKNANELLDKNKSYVVGAGINTRDYAERVPALVEAGVDVLCIDSSEGYSEWQARTIHWIREHYGDKVKVGAGNVVDAEGFRFLAEQGADFVKIGIGGGSICITRETKGIGRGQATAVIEVAKARDEYFKETGIYVPICSDGGIVHDYHITLALAMGADFVMLGRYFARFDESPTNKVRINGQYMKEYWGEGSNRARNWQRYDLGGSTKLSFEEGVDSYVPYAGPLADGVQTTLYKVKSTMCNCGALSIPELQQKAKLTVVSSTSIVEGGSHDVVLKNATPNIING; encoded by the coding sequence ATGGCTTATTTCTATGAAGAACCCTCCCGCACCTTTGGCGAGTATCTGCTGGTGCCCGGCTATTCCTCTGCGGAAAATGTTCCCACTGCTGTCAGCCTCAAGACCCCGCTGGTCAAGTACCGCAAGGGTCAGGAAGAGTGCCCGTTGGAAATGAACATCCCCATGATCAGCGCCATCATGCAGTCGGTCTCCGGCGATAAGCTGGCCATTGCACTGGCTCGTCAGGGCGGCGTCTCCTTCATCTATGGCTCCCAGAGCATCGAGAACGAGGCTGCCATGGTGCGCCGCGTCAAGAGCTACAAGGCCGGCTATGTCGTGTCCGACTCCAATCTGGCCCCCACCGCTACCCTGCACGATGTGCTGGAGCTCAAGGCCCGCACCGGCCACTCCACCATCGCGGTCACCGCTGACGGCACCCCCAACGGCAAGCTGCTGGGCATCGTGGCCTCCCGCGACTACCGCGTCAACCACACCCCGGATGACGCTCCCGTTACCACCTTCATGACCCCGCTGGAAAAGCTGGTCACTGCCCCGGAGAACACCTCCCTGCATGACTGCAACAACATCATCTGGGACAACAAGATCAACACTCTGCCGCTGGTGGACGCTGAGGGCAACCTGAAGTATATGGTGTTCCGCAAGGACTACGACTCCCACAAGAAGAACGCCAACGAGCTGCTGGACAAGAACAAGAGCTATGTGGTGGGTGCCGGTATCAACACCCGCGACTACGCTGAGCGCGTGCCCGCTCTGGTGGAGGCCGGTGTGGACGTGCTGTGCATCGACTCTTCCGAGGGCTACTCCGAGTGGCAGGCCCGCACCATCCACTGGATCCGGGAGCACTATGGCGACAAGGTGAAGGTGGGTGCCGGCAACGTGGTGGATGCCGAGGGCTTCCGCTTCCTGGCCGAGCAGGGTGCCGACTTCGTGAAGATCGGCATCGGCGGCGGTTCCATCTGCATCACCCGTGAGACCAAGGGCATCGGCCGCGGCCAGGCAACGGCTGTCATCGAGGTGGCCAAGGCTCGTGACGAGTACTTCAAGGAGACCGGCATCTATGTGCCCATCTGCTCCGACGGCGGCATCGTCCACGACTACCACATCACCCTGGCACTGGCCATGGGTGCCGACTTCGTCATGCTGGGCCGCTACTTCGCCCGCTTCGACGAGAGCCCCACGAACAAGGTGCGCATCAATGGCCAGTATATGAAGGAGTATTGGGGCGAGGGCTCCAACCGTGCCCGCAACTGGCAGCGCTACGACCTGGGCGGTTCCACCAAGCTGAGCTTTGAGGAAGGCGTGGACAGCTACGTCCCGTACGCCGGCCCGCTGGCCGACGGCGTGCAGACCACCCTGTACAAGGTCAAGAGCACCATGTGCAACTGCGGCGCTCTGTCCATCCCCGAGCTGCAGCAGAAGGCCAAGCTGACCGTCGTGTCCTCCACCTCCATCGTGGAGGGCGGTAGCCATGACGTCGTGCTGAAGAACGCCACCCCCAACATCATCAACGGCTAA
- a CDS encoding thioesterase, which yields MEPNFYTETATVLNADADFRSLLKPSALLRYVEQVSADHARAFGMDDKFFQDHNAAFLVGKQALQFVRVPRRTEALTLTTRAEHSRRGAIKRITTVTDAAGKLVATVDCRWILVDRTSGHIMREPNWTVENFWNETVEGELSLHTHRCKELTSAGECRASYSLCDLNGHINNAYYLDLACDALPPEVLQAGPVTFAAVNYHWEIPMGDTVELLYAPSEEGWYVQGRHDGRTSFECYLKIGS from the coding sequence ATGGAGCCCAATTTTTACACCGAGACCGCAACGGTGCTCAATGCGGATGCGGACTTCCGCAGCCTGCTCAAGCCCAGCGCCCTGCTGCGCTATGTGGAGCAGGTATCTGCCGACCACGCCCGTGCCTTTGGCATGGATGACAAGTTTTTCCAGGACCACAACGCGGCGTTTCTGGTGGGCAAGCAGGCCCTGCAGTTTGTGCGGGTGCCCCGCCGCACCGAGGCGCTCACCCTGACCACCCGCGCCGAGCACAGCCGCCGGGGTGCCATCAAACGCATCACTACGGTCACGGATGCCGCCGGGAAGCTGGTGGCCACGGTGGACTGCCGCTGGATCCTGGTGGATCGGACCAGCGGCCACATCATGCGGGAACCGAACTGGACCGTGGAAAATTTCTGGAATGAGACGGTGGAAGGGGAGCTGTCCCTGCACACCCACCGGTGCAAAGAGCTGACGTCGGCAGGGGAGTGCAGGGCCAGCTATTCGCTGTGCGACCTGAACGGCCACATCAACAACGCCTATTATCTGGATCTTGCCTGCGACGCCCTGCCGCCGGAGGTGCTGCAGGCGGGCCCGGTGACCTTTGCCGCCGTGAACTACCACTGGGAGATCCCCATGGGGGACACGGTGGAACTGCTGTATGCACCCTCGGAAGAGGGGTGGTATGTGCAGGGCCGCCACGACGGCCGCACCAGCTTTGAGTGCTATCTGAAGATCGGGTCATAA
- a CDS encoding spermidine/putrescine ABC transporter substrate-binding protein: MKRFAVLLLTLALAVCCTLPAFAADTIEVNEDVSVSGDYDWTRFKGQNMTLNVYNWGEYISNGSDDSLDVVSAFEDLTGIKVNYTTFDSNESMYAKLKSGAADYDVVIPSDYMVAKMIAEGMLKPLNYDNIPNFQKIDAEYRNPDYDPENAYTVPYMLCTTGIIYNTTMVDKAPTSWADLWDEQYAGNILMFNNSRDAYAIAAFKSGHDINPQSTEEVDEVVKELKAQKPLVQAYVMDEIFDKMIGGEAAIGVYYSGDAITMIDDNPDLAWVFPEEGSVLSVDCMAIPATSEHQEAAEMFINFMCETDIGKANAEYIGYTTPMESVREVLDEDLRDSEIAYPPEELAAKERVFTALSDDVNSELDVKWSEMKSYDEGGSSLLFLSLLAAMVALACFNIWRKLRKKSRNQY; this comes from the coding sequence ATGAAACGTTTTGCCGTTCTGCTGCTCACGCTGGCGCTGGCGGTGTGCTGCACGCTGCCGGCCTTTGCGGCAGATACCATTGAGGTGAATGAGGACGTTTCGGTGTCCGGCGATTACGACTGGACCCGCTTCAAGGGCCAGAACATGACTCTGAACGTCTACAACTGGGGCGAGTACATCTCCAACGGCTCGGACGACAGCCTGGACGTGGTGTCCGCCTTTGAGGACCTGACCGGCATCAAGGTGAACTACACCACCTTCGATTCCAACGAGTCCATGTACGCCAAGCTGAAATCCGGTGCGGCGGACTACGATGTGGTGATCCCGTCGGATTACATGGTGGCCAAGATGATCGCAGAAGGGATGCTCAAGCCCCTCAACTACGACAACATCCCCAACTTCCAGAAGATCGACGCGGAATACCGCAACCCGGATTACGACCCCGAAAACGCCTATACGGTGCCCTACATGCTGTGCACCACCGGCATCATCTACAACACCACGATGGTGGACAAGGCACCCACCAGCTGGGCGGACCTGTGGGATGAACAGTATGCCGGCAACATCCTGATGTTCAACAACAGCCGCGACGCCTACGCCATTGCGGCCTTCAAGAGCGGCCATGACATCAACCCCCAGTCCACGGAAGAAGTGGACGAGGTGGTGAAAGAGCTCAAGGCTCAGAAGCCGCTGGTGCAGGCCTACGTCATGGATGAGATCTTTGATAAAATGATCGGCGGTGAGGCAGCCATCGGCGTGTACTACTCCGGCGACGCCATCACCATGATCGACGATAACCCCGACCTTGCCTGGGTGTTCCCGGAGGAGGGCAGTGTGCTGTCGGTGGACTGCATGGCCATCCCCGCCACGAGTGAGCACCAGGAAGCCGCCGAAATGTTCATCAACTTCATGTGTGAGACGGACATCGGCAAGGCAAACGCCGAGTACATCGGCTACACCACTCCTATGGAGTCGGTGCGGGAGGTGCTGGACGAGGACCTGCGCGACAGCGAGATCGCTTATCCGCCGGAAGAACTTGCCGCGAAGGAACGGGTGTTCACCGCTCTGAGCGATGACGTGAACAGCGAGCTGGACGTAAAGTGGAGCGAGATGAAGAGCTACGACGAGGGCGGCAGCAGCCTGCTGTTCCTGTCGCTGCTGGCCGCCATGGTGGCGCTGGCCTGCTTCAACATCTGGCGCAAACTGCGCAAAAAGAGCCGCAACCAGTATTAA
- a CDS encoding ABC transporter permease produces MKTKHLRLMQRAYVILFFCFMYLPIAYMIVFSFNQSKGYSLFTGFTLKWYSSLFHNASILHALWVSIEVALLSAVIATVLGTAASLGIASMSRRSRLLVTNITYIPVVNPEIITGISLMLLFVAYQRFAEGVSWLPDTIMGFPTLLIAHIAFNVPYVIFNVSPKLKQLDIKLYEAALDLGCNPKQAFFKVILPEISPAILSAFLICLTYSIDDFMISYFNCGTVETLPIAIYSMTRKKVSPEIYALSTIMFVVILCIILVSNAMESRSYRRDQKALRGEGV; encoded by the coding sequence ATGAAAACAAAACATCTCCGCCTGATGCAGCGTGCCTACGTCATTCTGTTCTTCTGCTTCATGTATCTGCCCATTGCCTACATGATCGTGTTCAGCTTCAACCAGAGCAAGGGCTATTCGCTGTTCACCGGCTTTACCTTAAAGTGGTACAGCAGCCTGTTCCACAATGCGTCCATCCTGCATGCACTGTGGGTGTCCATTGAGGTGGCACTGCTGTCCGCCGTCATCGCCACAGTGCTGGGCACGGCGGCCAGCCTGGGCATCGCGTCCATGAGCCGCCGCAGCCGCCTGCTGGTGACCAACATCACCTACATCCCGGTGGTCAACCCGGAGATCATCACCGGCATTTCGCTCATGCTGCTGTTCGTGGCTTACCAGCGCTTTGCCGAGGGCGTCTCCTGGCTGCCGGACACCATCATGGGTTTCCCGACGCTGCTCATCGCCCACATTGCCTTCAATGTGCCGTATGTCATCTTCAACGTGAGCCCCAAGCTCAAGCAGCTGGACATCAAGCTGTATGAGGCGGCTCTGGATCTGGGCTGCAACCCCAAGCAGGCCTTCTTCAAGGTCATCCTGCCGGAGATCAGCCCGGCCATCCTGTCGGCCTTCCTGATCTGCCTGACCTACTCCATCGACGATTTCATGATCTCCTACTTCAACTGCGGCACCGTGGAAACGCTGCCCATCGCCATCTACTCCATGACCCGCAAGAAGGTCAGCCCGGAGATCTACGCACTGTCCACCATCATGTTCGTGGTGATCCTGTGCATCATTCTGGTTTCCAACGCCATGGAAAGCCGCAGCTACCGCCGCGACCAGAAGGCGCTGAGAGGGGAGGGCGTGTGA
- a CDS encoding ABC transporter permease: MKIYDKKLAYPYFVWMTLFTVVPLLIVVYYAFTDGNGAFTMENLASISGYGSVFARSLLLALIATVICLVLAFPIGYFLSRLRVNKQHIMLMLVMLPMWMNFLLRTYAWMGLLSVNGPVNAILGFFGLGPYNMLNTSGAVVLGMVYNYVPYMILPLYTSMTKIDQSLVEAAQDLGANTTKTLLRVLIPMSVPGISTGITMVFVPAVSTFVISRMLGGGSNLLIGDLIEMQFLGNSYNLNVGSAMSLVLMIIVLLCMSFTSSFDEDEMEGVS, encoded by the coding sequence ATGAAGATTTATGACAAGAAGCTGGCCTATCCGTACTTTGTATGGATGACCTTGTTCACGGTGGTGCCGCTGCTCATTGTGGTGTATTACGCCTTTACCGACGGCAACGGCGCGTTCACCATGGAAAATCTGGCTTCCATCAGCGGTTACGGCTCGGTGTTTGCCCGCAGCCTGCTGCTGGCCCTCATCGCCACGGTCATCTGCCTGGTGCTGGCGTTCCCCATCGGCTATTTTCTGTCCCGCCTGCGGGTGAACAAGCAGCACATCATGCTCATGCTGGTGATGCTGCCCATGTGGATGAACTTTCTGCTGCGCACCTACGCATGGATGGGCCTGCTCAGCGTGAACGGCCCGGTGAATGCCATTCTGGGCTTCTTCGGCCTGGGACCCTATAATATGCTGAACACCTCCGGCGCTGTGGTGCTGGGCATGGTGTACAACTATGTGCCCTATATGATCCTGCCGCTGTACACCAGCATGACCAAGATCGACCAGAGCCTTGTGGAGGCAGCCCAGGACTTGGGGGCCAACACCACCAAGACCCTGCTGCGGGTGCTCATCCCCATGAGCGTGCCCGGCATCAGCACCGGCATCACCATGGTATTTGTGCCGGCAGTGTCCACCTTCGTCATCAGCCGGATGCTGGGCGGCGGTTCCAACCTGCTGATCGGCGACCTGATCGAAATGCAGTTCCTTGGCAACAGCTACAACCTGAACGTGGGCTCCGCCATGAGCCTGGTGCTGATGATCATCGTGCTGCTGTGCATGAGCTTTACGTCCAGCTTTGACGAGGACGAGATGGAGGGTGTGTCCTGA